A window of the Nibribacter ruber genome harbors these coding sequences:
- a CDS encoding 2Fe-2S iron-sulfur cluster-binding protein — translation MVKITFDGIEVEVEEGTTILNAARKIGGDVVPPAMCYYTPLKGSGGKCRACLVKVAAGSAKDPRPMPKLVASCITPVQDGMVVENTTNPDVLAARKGVVEMLLINHPLDCPICDQAGECDLQNFSYEHGTSATRYEEERRTFEKKDIGPLIQLHMTRCILCYRCVYTADQITDKRVHGVLGRGDAAEIGTYIENVIDNEFSGNVIDVCPVGALTDKTFRFKNRVWFTKPMDAHRDCPTCSGKVVLWMRGNDVLRVTGRKDKYGEVQEFICNECRFDHKDPQDWTIEGPRHIDQGSVISANHYELPVLNVPVVPNLPGSTEEDLKSTPFNLGRQV, via the coding sequence ATGGTAAAGATAACTTTTGATGGCATAGAGGTGGAGGTAGAAGAGGGAACTACCATCCTCAACGCAGCCCGTAAAATAGGCGGCGATGTGGTTCCTCCGGCCATGTGCTATTATACTCCTTTGAAAGGAAGCGGCGGAAAGTGCCGGGCTTGCCTGGTTAAGGTAGCGGCTGGTTCTGCCAAAGACCCGCGCCCTATGCCTAAGCTGGTGGCTTCCTGCATTACCCCGGTACAAGACGGCATGGTGGTGGAGAACACTACCAATCCAGACGTACTGGCCGCCCGCAAAGGCGTGGTGGAAATGCTGTTGATTAACCACCCACTGGATTGCCCAATCTGCGACCAGGCCGGTGAGTGCGATTTGCAGAACTTCTCTTATGAGCACGGCACATCGGCTACGCGGTATGAAGAAGAGCGCCGCACGTTTGAGAAAAAGGACATAGGCCCATTGATTCAACTGCACATGACGCGTTGCATCCTGTGCTACCGCTGCGTATACACCGCTGACCAGATTACGGACAAGCGCGTGCACGGCGTGTTGGGTAGAGGCGATGCCGCCGAGATTGGTACCTACATTGAAAACGTGATTGACAACGAGTTCTCTGGGAACGTGATTGACGTGTGCCCGGTAGGCGCCTTGACTGACAAGACGTTCCGTTTCAAAAACCGCGTGTGGTTCACCAAACCCATGGATGCCCACCGCGACTGCCCTACCTGCTCTGGTAAAGTGGTGCTGTGGATGCGCGGCAATGACGTATTGCGTGTTACGGGCCGGAAAGACAAGTACGGCGAGGTGCAGGAGTTCATCTGCAACGAATGCCGCTTTGACCACAAAGATCCGCAGGACTGGACCATTGAAGGGCCTCGTCACATTGACCAGGGTTCTGTGATCTCTGCCAACCACTATGAGTTGCCGGTGTTGAACGTACCGGTGGTGCCTAACTTGCCAGGATCAACCGAAGAAGATTTAAAATCCACTCCTTTTAACCTAGGAAGACAAGTATAA
- a CDS encoding NADH-quinone oxidoreductase subunit C, with product MSELTNELLIQNLQAKFGDQVFDIQEPYGLVTVTTTRENIIPMLQALYDDEMMQFQFLTTMCGIHYPDNKGQELGVIYHVHSLVHNVRLRIKIFFSEDDAVVPTATNLYATANWMERETWDFYGVRFEGHPNLIRILNVEEMEVFPMRKEFPLEDQTREDKINTFFGR from the coding sequence ATGTCCGAACTTACCAACGAACTCCTCATCCAGAACCTTCAAGCGAAGTTTGGGGACCAGGTGTTTGATATCCAGGAGCCGTACGGTCTGGTCACCGTGACCACTACCCGTGAAAATATCATTCCCATGCTGCAGGCGCTGTATGATGATGAGATGATGCAGTTCCAGTTCCTCACCACCATGTGCGGCATCCATTACCCAGACAACAAGGGGCAGGAGCTGGGCGTGATCTACCATGTGCACAGCCTGGTGCACAATGTGCGCCTGCGCATTAAAATCTTCTTCTCTGAGGATGATGCCGTGGTGCCTACTGCTACCAACCTGTACGCCACCGCCAACTGGATGGAGCGCGAGACCTGGGATTTCTACGGCGTCCGGTTTGAGGGCCACCCCAACTTGATCCGCATTCTAAATGTGGAAGAGATGGAAGTGTTCCCCATGCGCAAGGAGTTCCCGCTGGAAGACCAAACCCGCGAAGACAAGATTAATACCTTCTTCGGAAGATAA
- a CDS encoding NADH-quinone oxidoreductase subunit NuoE family protein has translation MDQPAEKKEVQFSEGALAEIRRYMSHYPADRQKSALLPILHIAQAEFGGWISPEAMDKVAEILNIQPIEVYEVATFYTMFNLKPVGKHVLEVCRTGPCMLRGSDQLIQHLENKLGCAVGETSADGNFTLKTVECLASCGTGPMLQVREQYYENLDAASADQLLEDLKASTVKKPWEENY, from the coding sequence ATGGATCAACCAGCAGAAAAGAAAGAAGTACAGTTCTCAGAGGGGGCCCTAGCCGAGATTCGGCGTTACATGTCCCATTACCCGGCAGACCGTCAGAAGTCAGCGTTGTTGCCCATCCTGCACATTGCGCAGGCCGAGTTTGGCGGCTGGATAAGCCCAGAGGCGATGGACAAGGTAGCCGAAATCCTGAACATTCAGCCAATAGAGGTGTATGAGGTGGCCACCTTTTATACCATGTTCAACCTGAAACCGGTGGGCAAGCACGTGTTGGAGGTTTGCCGAACGGGGCCCTGCATGCTGCGCGGCTCAGATCAGTTGATTCAGCACTTGGAGAACAAGTTGGGTTGTGCCGTGGGTGAGACCAGCGCAGACGGAAACTTTACTTTGAAGACCGTGGAGTGCCTTGCCTCTTGCGGTACCGGCCCAATGTTGCAGGTGAGAGAGCAGTATTATGAGAATTTGGACGCTGCCAGCGCAGATCAGTTGCTGGAAGACCTGAAAGCTTCAACGGTGAAGAAACCATGGGAAGAAAATTATTAA
- a CDS encoding NADH-quinone oxidoreductase subunit A, which translates to MEPTTTAQYLPGDYLPIVIQFAAALGFVVFAMVVTHLIGPKRHSKVKDASWECGIESKGDARAPISIKYFLIAILFVLFDVEVIFLYPWAVNFRALGVDGFVWMILFMGLLLTGFYYVLKKGVLKWE; encoded by the coding sequence ATGGAACCTACAACAACTGCGCAATATTTACCCGGCGATTACCTGCCCATTGTGATTCAGTTCGCGGCTGCTTTGGGCTTTGTGGTTTTTGCCATGGTGGTCACCCACCTCATTGGTCCCAAGCGCCACAGCAAGGTGAAAGACGCCTCCTGGGAGTGCGGCATAGAGTCCAAGGGTGATGCCCGTGCCCCCATCTCCATCAAATATTTCCTGATTGCCATCCTCTTTGTACTTTTTGACGTGGAGGTGATTTTCTTGTATCCATGGGCCGTGAACTTCAGGGCGCTGGGCGTGGACGGCTTTGTGTGGATGATTCTGTTCATGGGATTACTTTTGACCGGTTTCTACTACGTTCTCAAGAAAGGCGTCCTTAAGTGGGAGTAG
- the nuoH gene encoding NADH-quinone oxidoreductase subunit NuoH, with the protein MELTLLLIKAAIIFAIFGITLLIATYSTYAERKVAAFIQDRVGPNRAGPFGLAQPLADAVKLFFKEEFVPANANKFLFVAGPSLAMLTACMASAVIPFGNTLIIGDMVIPLQAIEVNIGILYIFGVVALGVYGIMIGGWASNNKFSLLGAIRAASQNISYELAMGMSIIALLLLSGTLSMRGIAEQQGADLFGISGFNWNIFYQPVGFIIFITCAFAETNRVPFDLPECETELIGGYHTEYSSMGMGLYLFAEYVNIFVASAVMSTLYFGGYNFPFMYDLGLPHNVVTILGTVALFGKIFFFIFFFMWVRWTLPRFRYDQLMNLGWKILIPLSILNVILTAGAILLKEEYFR; encoded by the coding sequence ATGGAGCTAACCCTATTATTGATCAAGGCAGCCATCATCTTCGCCATTTTTGGCATTACCCTGCTGATTGCCACGTACTCTACCTACGCAGAGCGCAAGGTGGCGGCGTTCATCCAGGACCGCGTGGGACCCAACCGGGCGGGTCCGTTTGGGTTGGCGCAGCCTCTGGCAGATGCCGTTAAGCTTTTCTTCAAAGAGGAGTTCGTGCCGGCCAATGCCAATAAGTTCCTGTTTGTGGCTGGTCCATCACTGGCCATGTTGACGGCCTGTATGGCCAGCGCCGTGATTCCGTTTGGCAATACCCTCATCATTGGGGACATGGTCATTCCGTTGCAGGCCATTGAGGTGAACATCGGCATTCTCTACATCTTCGGGGTAGTGGCCTTGGGCGTGTACGGCATCATGATTGGTGGCTGGGCGTCTAACAACAAGTTCTCATTGCTGGGTGCCATTAGAGCGGCTTCGCAGAACATCAGCTATGAGCTGGCCATGGGTATGTCCATCATTGCGTTGCTGTTGCTGTCTGGAACGCTTTCCATGCGCGGCATAGCTGAGCAGCAGGGAGCAGACCTGTTCGGGATCTCTGGCTTCAACTGGAACATCTTCTACCAGCCGGTAGGCTTCATCATCTTCATTACCTGTGCCTTTGCTGAGACCAACCGCGTTCCGTTTGACTTGCCTGAGTGCGAGACCGAGCTGATTGGCGGGTACCACACGGAGTACAGTTCTATGGGCATGGGCTTGTACCTGTTTGCGGAGTACGTGAACATCTTTGTGGCCTCTGCCGTGATGTCTACGCTGTACTTTGGCGGCTATAACTTCCCATTCATGTATGACCTGGGCTTGCCGCACAACGTGGTGACCATCCTGGGTACGGTGGCCTTGTTTGGCAAGATTTTCTTCTTCATCTTCTTCTTCATGTGGGTGCGCTGGACCTTGCCGCGCTTCCGGTATGACCAATTGATGAACCTGGGCTGGAAAATCTTGATTCCGTTGTCCATCCTGAACGTGATCTTGACAGCGGGTGCCATTTTACTGAAGGAAGAATACTTCAGATAA
- a CDS encoding nucleoside deaminase — MLSIHSDEHFMREAYKQAQYALEEGEIPIGAVIVCQNKIIARAYNQTEKLNDVTAHAEMLAFTAAANHLGNKYLHDCTLYVTVEPCVMCAGASYWSQLKRVVYAAADEKRGYRRTGVNLLHPKTELVAGILANECSQLMSDFFRAKRI; from the coding sequence GTGCTCAGCATACACTCAGACGAACATTTCATGCGCGAAGCCTACAAGCAAGCGCAATACGCCTTAGAGGAAGGCGAAATCCCAATCGGCGCCGTCATTGTCTGCCAGAACAAGATCATTGCCCGCGCCTACAACCAGACTGAGAAGCTGAACGACGTCACCGCGCACGCCGAGATGCTGGCCTTTACCGCCGCCGCCAACCATTTGGGCAACAAGTACCTGCATGACTGCACCTTGTATGTGACCGTAGAACCCTGCGTGATGTGCGCTGGCGCCAGCTACTGGTCACAGTTAAAGCGCGTAGTCTATGCCGCCGCAGATGAGAAGCGCGGTTATAGAAGAACCGGCGTGAACCTGTTGCACCCCAAGACCGAACTGGTGGCGGGCATACTGGCGAACGAGTGCAGCCAGCTCATGTCTGATTTTTTTAGAGCGAAAAGAATTTAG
- the nuoF gene encoding NADH-quinone oxidoreductase subunit NuoF → MGRKLLTEHINVEGIETFDVYRKHGGYASVEKALKTMSPEEVVEEVKTSGLRGRGGAGFPTGMKWSFLAKPEGKPRYLVCNADESEPGTFKDRYLMEKLPHLLVEGMITSSYALGCRTSYIYIRGELMYILRILEKAIAEAYANGFLGENILGSGYSLDLHVHPGGGAYICGEETALLESLEGKRGNPRNKPPFPAVWGLYGSPTVVNNVESIATVPWIITNTAAEYAKIGVGRSTGTKLISAGGNINKPGVYEIELGVPVEEFIYSDEYCGGIWKGRDMKAVIAGGSSVPILPKDLILKTAAGEDRLMTYESLSDGGFATGTMLGSGGFFVMDDQTCIVRHTWTLARFYHHESCGQCSPCREGTGWLEKVLHRIEYGHGHMHDIDLLVSVAKQIEGNTICPLGDAAAWPVAAAVRHFREEFEWHVKHPEQATSPGAVFNKNASVLA, encoded by the coding sequence ATGGGAAGAAAATTATTAACGGAACATATCAACGTTGAAGGCATTGAAACCTTTGACGTGTACCGCAAGCACGGTGGCTACGCCTCTGTAGAGAAAGCGTTGAAGACCATGTCCCCAGAGGAAGTGGTGGAAGAAGTGAAAACGTCTGGCTTGAGAGGCCGTGGTGGCGCCGGTTTCCCTACGGGAATGAAGTGGAGCTTTTTGGCTAAGCCAGAAGGCAAACCACGTTACCTGGTGTGCAACGCAGATGAGTCTGAGCCAGGCACCTTCAAGGACCGCTACCTGATGGAAAAACTGCCGCACCTTTTGGTGGAAGGCATGATCACGTCTAGCTACGCCTTGGGTTGCCGCACCTCTTACATCTACATACGCGGGGAGTTAATGTACATCCTACGCATTCTGGAGAAAGCCATTGCCGAAGCCTATGCCAACGGTTTCTTGGGTGAGAACATCTTAGGAAGCGGTTACTCTCTGGATTTACACGTGCACCCAGGCGGTGGCGCGTACATCTGCGGCGAAGAGACGGCTTTACTAGAATCTTTGGAAGGCAAGCGCGGTAACCCGCGTAACAAGCCACCTTTCCCGGCGGTGTGGGGCCTTTACGGCTCGCCAACGGTGGTGAATAACGTGGAGTCCATTGCAACTGTTCCCTGGATTATCACCAACACTGCCGCTGAATACGCCAAGATTGGTGTAGGACGCAGCACAGGTACCAAATTGATTTCCGCTGGTGGTAACATCAATAAGCCGGGCGTGTACGAGATTGAGCTGGGCGTGCCGGTTGAAGAATTCATCTACTCAGATGAATACTGCGGTGGCATCTGGAAAGGCCGTGACATGAAAGCCGTCATTGCCGGTGGTTCTTCAGTTCCAATTCTGCCAAAGGATTTAATCTTGAAAACCGCCGCTGGCGAGGATAGATTGATGACGTATGAGTCGCTTTCTGATGGTGGTTTTGCCACGGGTACCATGTTGGGTTCGGGCGGTTTCTTCGTGATGGATGACCAGACCTGTATTGTGCGCCATACCTGGACCCTGGCCCGTTTCTACCACCATGAGTCGTGCGGACAGTGTAGCCCATGCCGTGAAGGAACCGGTTGGTTAGAGAAAGTCTTGCACCGCATTGAATACGGCCATGGCCACATGCATGACATAGACTTGCTGGTGAGCGTTGCTAAGCAGATTGAAGGGAATACCATCTGCCCGTTGGGTGATGCGGCAGCCTGGCCGGTAGCGGCTGCGGTTCGTCACTTTAGGGAAGAGTTTGAGTGGCACGTGAAACATCCAGAGCAGGCAACTTCTCCGGGTGCGGTGTTCAACAAGAATGCTTCGGTGTTAGCCTAA
- a CDS encoding DUF2339 domain-containing protein: MEILLLIVLLVLLLVTGSRLMTRLEQQNHTLERLQDEVRLLREQQAQRPKVSPLDAAALATQRDTASTASPVREPAPAPVPLPAPPPRPAPKPPVFEPYVPERQATAAFTPAQEKSPRKNVFTSFTENLDWEKFIGENLINKLGIAILVLGIGFFVKYAIDQDWINEIGRVAIGLLAGGALIAVAHKLRIEYKAFSSVLVGGGMAILYFTIAIAFHEYQLFSQTAAFLLMVAITGFTIFLSIAYDRIELAVLALIGGFGSPFMLSTGEGNYVVLFSFILVLNVGILVLAYFKKWNLLNLIAYAFTIILYGGWLGTKVVAEPGAPHAGALLFATLFYLVFFLMNIVYNLKESRRFTAPEILVLLSNTFLYYASGMYILSFLGQGQYQGLFTILLAVFNFAFAFGLYRRRQVDRNLVYLLIGLVLTFVSLTAPVQLEGNYITLFWALEAVMLLWLFQRSGIQLLKSASVLVLGLMVVSLGMDWMGYTITRTQLPPLVNKLFVTGIVAVVGLAGTWWLLGKEEVTMYHTRFWRGYRQLVGVALVICLYLVLVLELDHQLGFSMLSANAQMLVLGLFHYLYLLGLVWWGQRRGNPVYQWGALAFSLAAILSYLVILHPIVTDTRNAYLLGQGETFGSFLLHYLPFLLIPALLFGMVKLLQRMVGLHSRLGKIGLWVVSFVAVFLASTELEHWWMIFFFDAKTGIYALQEHIRKIGFPILWGVASFILMALGMSKKLKTLRIISLSLFFLTLVKLFLFDIRGISEGGKIAAFICLGVILLVVSFMYQKLKNLILVDDAQAPDTSVTDA; the protein is encoded by the coding sequence ATGGAAATTTTATTGCTCATCGTCTTACTGGTACTGCTTTTGGTGACTGGCAGCCGTTTGATGACACGGTTAGAACAGCAAAACCACACGCTTGAAAGATTGCAGGACGAGGTACGACTTCTTAGAGAACAGCAAGCCCAACGACCCAAGGTATCTCCCCTAGACGCTGCGGCTCTTGCTACTCAACGAGACACTGCTTCTACCGCTTCGCCAGTAAGAGAACCTGCGCCTGCGCCCGTCCCTTTACCTGCACCGCCTCCAAGACCTGCTCCTAAACCTCCCGTATTTGAGCCCTACGTACCTGAACGGCAAGCCACGGCGGCCTTCACGCCAGCACAAGAAAAATCTCCTCGCAAAAATGTCTTCACTTCCTTCACGGAGAACCTTGACTGGGAGAAATTCATTGGCGAGAACCTCATCAACAAGCTGGGAATTGCCATTCTGGTGCTGGGCATTGGGTTCTTTGTGAAGTATGCCATTGACCAGGACTGGATAAATGAGATTGGCCGCGTGGCCATTGGATTGCTGGCGGGTGGCGCGCTCATTGCGGTAGCGCACAAGCTTAGAATAGAATACAAGGCGTTCAGCTCTGTGCTGGTGGGTGGCGGTATGGCCATTCTGTATTTCACCATTGCCATTGCCTTTCATGAATACCAGCTGTTCAGTCAGACTGCGGCGTTTTTGTTGATGGTGGCTATTACGGGTTTTACCATCTTCCTGTCCATTGCCTATGACAGAATTGAGCTGGCGGTGCTGGCTTTGATTGGCGGGTTTGGCAGTCCGTTCATGCTCAGCACCGGCGAGGGCAACTACGTGGTGCTCTTCAGCTTTATTCTGGTGTTGAACGTGGGCATTCTGGTGCTGGCGTATTTTAAGAAATGGAACCTGCTCAACCTCATTGCCTATGCCTTCACCATCATTCTGTACGGTGGTTGGCTAGGCACTAAGGTAGTGGCAGAACCGGGAGCGCCTCATGCCGGCGCCTTGTTGTTTGCGACGCTCTTTTACCTGGTGTTCTTCCTGATGAACATCGTTTACAACCTCAAAGAAAGCAGACGCTTCACCGCCCCCGAAATTCTGGTCCTGCTCAGCAACACCTTCTTGTATTACGCCTCGGGCATGTATATTTTGTCGTTTCTGGGGCAAGGGCAGTACCAAGGACTCTTCACAATTTTGTTGGCGGTGTTCAACTTTGCCTTCGCGTTTGGCTTGTACCGCCGCCGGCAGGTGGACCGAAACCTGGTGTACCTGCTCATTGGCCTGGTGCTCACGTTTGTGAGTTTAACGGCTCCGGTTCAACTGGAGGGCAATTACATTACGCTGTTCTGGGCCTTGGAGGCAGTTATGCTTTTATGGTTGTTCCAGCGATCAGGTATTCAGTTGCTTAAATCTGCGTCGGTGCTGGTGTTGGGCTTGATGGTGGTGAGTTTGGGAATGGACTGGATGGGCTATACAATTACTAGAACGCAATTACCTCCGCTTGTCAATAAACTATTTGTAACCGGCATAGTAGCTGTGGTCGGATTGGCGGGTACTTGGTGGTTGCTGGGCAAAGAGGAAGTGACTATGTATCACACTCGGTTTTGGCGAGGATATCGACAGTTGGTAGGTGTAGCCTTGGTCATTTGCCTGTACTTGGTATTGGTGCTGGAACTGGACCACCAATTAGGATTCTCCATGCTCAGCGCCAATGCCCAGATGCTGGTCTTAGGCCTGTTCCATTATCTGTACTTGCTGGGGTTGGTTTGGTGGGGACAGCGCCGCGGAAATCCTGTTTACCAATGGGGCGCATTGGCCTTTTCTTTGGCGGCCATTCTCTCTTATCTGGTCATTCTCCACCCCATTGTCACAGATACCCGCAATGCCTATTTGCTAGGGCAAGGCGAAACCTTCGGGTCCTTCCTGCTCCATTATCTGCCGTTTTTGTTGATTCCGGCCTTACTTTTTGGCATGGTGAAGTTGCTTCAAAGAATGGTGGGGCTGCACAGTAGGTTAGGCAAGATTGGTCTGTGGGTGGTGAGTTTTGTAGCTGTTTTCTTAGCTTCCACTGAATTGGAGCACTGGTGGATGATTTTCTTCTTCGACGCCAAGACTGGCATCTACGCCTTGCAGGAACATATTAGAAAGATTGGCTTCCCGATTCTTTGGGGCGTGGCTTCCTTTATTTTGATGGCCTTGGGCATGTCTAAAAAGCTGAAGACCTTACGCATCATTTCACTCTCCTTGTTCTTCCTGACCTTGGTGAAGCTGTTCCTGTTTGACATCAGGGGTATTTCTGAAGGCGGAAAGATTGCGGCCTTCATCTGCTTGGGCGTTATCTTGCTGGTGGTGTCCTTTATGTACCAAAAACTCAAAAACCTCATTCTTGTTGATGATGCCCAAGCGCCCGACACTTCCGTTACAGATGCGTAG
- the nuoD gene encoding NADH dehydrogenase (quinone) subunit D, producing the protein MELDKTTTTEINTTDTYVQELTTLNLGPTHPATHGIFQNILQMNGEKIVSGVPTIGYIHRAFEKIAERRAFYQITPLTDRMNYCSSPINNMGWWMTVEKLLGVTVPKRAEYIRVIVMELARIADHLICNSILGVDTGAFSGFLYVFQEREKIYEIYEEICGARLTTNMGRIGGMERDLSPLAIEKIRKFLAEFPAVMREFETMFNRNRIFVDRVEGVGPITAERALNYGFTGPNLRAAGVDYDVRVMNPYSSYQDFEFDIPVGTKGDTYDRFMVRNEEIWQSLRIIQQAIDNLPEGPYHADAPEFFLPPKQEVYRNMEALIYHFKIVMGEIDAPAGEVYHSVEGGNGELGFYLVSDGGRTPYRLHFRRPCFIYYQAYPEMVVGTQLSDAIVILSSMNVIAGELDA; encoded by the coding sequence ATGGAGTTAGACAAAACAACTACTACAGAGATTAACACCACGGACACCTACGTACAGGAGTTAACCACTCTCAACTTAGGTCCTACGCACCCGGCCACGCACGGCATCTTCCAGAACATTCTACAGATGAATGGTGAGAAGATCGTTTCTGGCGTTCCTACCATTGGCTACATTCACCGCGCCTTTGAGAAGATTGCCGAACGCCGCGCCTTCTACCAGATTACACCGCTCACTGACCGCATGAACTACTGCTCCTCACCTATCAACAACATGGGTTGGTGGATGACAGTGGAGAAGCTGTTAGGCGTGACGGTTCCAAAACGTGCCGAATACATTAGAGTGATTGTGATGGAGCTGGCCCGTATTGCGGACCACTTGATCTGTAACTCTATTCTGGGTGTGGACACGGGCGCCTTCTCGGGCTTCTTGTACGTGTTCCAGGAGCGTGAGAAAATCTATGAGATCTACGAGGAGATCTGCGGTGCCCGTCTGACGACCAACATGGGTAGAATTGGCGGCATGGAGCGTGACCTTTCGCCGTTGGCCATTGAAAAAATCAGAAAATTCTTAGCTGAGTTCCCGGCTGTGATGCGGGAGTTTGAGACCATGTTCAACCGCAACCGCATCTTTGTGGACCGTGTGGAAGGCGTGGGTCCTATTACCGCAGAGCGTGCCTTGAACTACGGCTTCACAGGTCCTAATCTGAGAGCTGCCGGCGTGGACTATGACGTGCGCGTTATGAATCCTTACTCTTCTTACCAAGACTTTGAGTTTGACATTCCGGTAGGCACCAAGGGCGATACTTATGACCGCTTCATGGTGCGGAATGAGGAAATCTGGCAGAGCTTGCGCATCATTCAGCAGGCCATTGACAACTTGCCAGAAGGTCCTTACCATGCAGATGCGCCAGAGTTCTTCCTGCCGCCAAAGCAAGAGGTGTACCGCAACATGGAAGCCTTGATTTACCACTTCAAGATTGTAATGGGCGAGATTGACGCACCAGCCGGTGAAGTCTACCATTCAGTAGAAGGCGGTAACGGCGAACTAGGTTTCTACCTGGTGTCTGACGGCGGCCGCACGCCGTACCGTTTGCACTTCAGAAGACCTTGCTTCATTTACTACCAAGCCTACCCAGAAATGGTGGTGGGCACGCAGTTGTCAGATGCCATTGTGATCCTTTCTTCTATGAATGTGATTGCCGGTGAGCTAGACGCTTAA
- a CDS encoding superoxide dismutase → MAFELPQLPYAYDALEPHIDRQTMEIHHTKHHQAYTTNLNNAIQGTDKEGQSIEELLRDAVKTPAIRNNGGGYYNHNLFWTILSPNGGGNPTGPVAEAIDKAFGSYDAFKEEFTKAATTRFGSGWAWLCAVEGGGVQICSTANQDNPLMEGVESCGGLPILGLDVWEHAYYLKYQNRRPEYITAFFNLINWDEVNQRYAQANG, encoded by the coding sequence ATGGCATTTGAACTTCCGCAACTTCCGTATGCGTACGATGCGCTTGAACCGCACATTGACCGTCAGACCATGGAAATCCACCATACCAAGCACCACCAGGCCTACACTACCAACTTGAACAACGCCATTCAAGGCACTGACAAAGAAGGTCAGTCTATTGAAGAGTTGTTGCGTGATGCGGTAAAAACCCCTGCTATTAGAAACAACGGCGGTGGCTATTACAACCACAACCTGTTCTGGACCATCTTGAGCCCGAACGGCGGCGGTAACCCAACCGGCCCGGTAGCCGAGGCGATAGACAAGGCCTTCGGGTCTTATGACGCGTTCAAAGAAGAGTTTACTAAGGCTGCTACTACGCGTTTCGGGTCTGGCTGGGCTTGGCTGTGCGCTGTTGAAGGCGGCGGTGTGCAAATCTGCTCTACCGCTAACCAAGACAACCCCTTAATGGAAGGCGTTGAATCTTGCGGCGGTCTGCCTATCCTTGGCCTGGATGTTTGGGAGCACGCCTATTACCTGAAATACCAGAACCGCAGACCAGAGTACATCACAGCATTCTTCAACCTCATCAACTGGGACGAAGTAAACCAGCGCTACGCCCAAGCCAACGGCTAA
- a CDS encoding NADH-quinone oxidoreductase subunit B — protein MSDNKSDITMVNAPEGMEGSGFFATSFEKVVGLARKHSLWPLPFATSCCGIEYMATMGSHYDISRFGSERPSFSPRQADLLMVMGTIAKKMAPVVKQVYEQMAEPRWVIAVGACATSGGIFDSYSVLQGIDRVVPVDVYVPGCPPRPEQILDGLMRIQDLAANESLRRRNSPEYQALLASYNIK, from the coding sequence ATGAGCGATAACAAAAGCGATATTACCATGGTGAATGCCCCTGAGGGCATGGAGGGTTCTGGTTTCTTTGCCACCTCTTTTGAGAAGGTGGTGGGCCTGGCCCGCAAGCACTCTTTGTGGCCTTTGCCGTTTGCGACGTCTTGCTGCGGTATTGAGTACATGGCCACCATGGGTTCTCACTATGACATTTCCCGTTTCGGGTCTGAGCGTCCCAGCTTCTCTCCGCGGCAGGCAGACTTGCTCATGGTGATGGGGACCATTGCCAAGAAAATGGCGCCAGTGGTAAAGCAGGTGTATGAGCAGATGGCCGAGCCCCGTTGGGTGATTGCCGTGGGCGCGTGCGCTACCAGCGGAGGTATCTTTGACTCTTACAGCGTATTGCAAGGTATTGACCGCGTGGTACCGGTAGACGTGTACGTGCCGGGCTGCCCGCCGCGCCCAGAGCAGATTTTGGACGGCCTCATGCGCATCCAGGATTTGGCTGCCAATGAGTCCCTGCGCCGCCGTAACTCACCAGAATATCAAGCATTACTAGCTTCTTACAACATTAAATAG